The sequence below is a genomic window from Bosea sp. F3-2.
GGAAGGCGCGGAAGGGCGCGACGCCCGTGCCGGGGCCGCACATGATGACCGGCGTTGCCGGATCGGCCGGGAGCCCGAAGCCATGGGCACGCTGGACATAGACCGGCACCTTGTCGCCGGGCAGCGCCCGTTCGGCGAGGAAGGTCGAGGCCACGCCCCAGCGCGGGCGCGAGCCGATCTTGTAGCGCACCGCATCGACCGTCAGCGTGATGCGGCCGGGCGTGGCGTGGTGCGACGAGGAGATCGAATAGAGCCGCGGCTGGAGCGGATCGAGCGCCTCGACGAAAGCCTCTGCCGAGAGCCGCGCCTGCGAGAATTTGTGCAGCGTGCCGAGCACGTCGAGCCGGTCGAGATCTCCATCGGGATCTTCCCCTGCCGCAAGGCGCCTGGCCTTGGCGCGGGCCTCCCCGCCGGTGACGTAGGAGATGAGCTGGAACAATGCGTCGGGGGCCGGGCCGAGCGCGCAATCGGCCACCAGCTTGTCACGCAAGGACTTGCCGCCGATCTCGGCATCCGGCCGCGCGCCCAGGAGAGCGATGACTGCATCAACGAGGCGGGGGTCGTTCTGGGCGGCGATGCCGAAAGCATCGCCGACGACATAGTCGAGCCCGCATTCCGAGAGGTCGAACTCGACGTGCCAGGTCTCCTTCTCGGAGCCTTGGCCATTGAGTTTGCGGCGCGAGAGAAAGGTTGCGAGCGCGGGGTTCTCGCGGCAGCGCCCCTTCGGCCCCAGCTCCGCGGGTGGTGTGGCTTCAGTGGGAGTGGTCGGGGCAGAAGCGCCGGGCTCCTCCACCAGCGCCTTGATCTGGCGCAGCGTCTCCTTGCCGCCGGGCGCGCAGAGATTGAGACGCCCCTCGGCTCCGGAGGCGATGGCGGCGGAATAGGTTTCGCAGACATAGCCGCATTGTCCGCAATCCTGCTGGGCCATGGCGGCGTAGAGCCGGCGGGGCAGGGGCTTGCCCTCGGCCAGCTTCATGCGCTCTGCCATTTCCAGCGAAGGATCGTGCCAGGGCGCCCCGTCCTCGGTCTCGGCCATGACGGCGGCGTTCTCGGCCGGCGACAATGCGGTCACGCCGGCATTGTCGAGCGAAAGCAGCCCTGCGAAGAAGCCGTTCAGCCAGGAGCGCTGCTCCTCGCTGAAGGGCGCGGTTTCCGGCAGAACCTGGACGATCGGGTTCGGGCTCTGGACGGTCATGCCGCGTCTCCGATCTGCTCGACCAGGGCTTGCAGGGCCGCGATGTCATGGCGGCGGGCGAAGGCGACGAAGCTCTCATCCGGTGCGGCGCGATGCGTCTGCCAGCTGCGCAGGATCGCCTCGACCAGGGCCGGCGCATCCTCCGCCTTCACATTGGTCCGGAATTCTCGGCCCATGCCGCCCTCGACGCCGAAGCCGCCGCCGACGAAGACGTGGTAGCCGGGCACGGTGTCGCCCTCGTCATTGACCGGAACCTTGGCGCCGATCAGCCCGAGATCGCCGATATAGTGCTGGGCGCAGGAG
It includes:
- a CDS encoding sulfite reductase subunit alpha produces the protein MTVQSPNPIVQVLPETAPFSEEQRSWLNGFFAGLLSLDNAGVTALSPAENAAVMAETEDGAPWHDPSLEMAERMKLAEGKPLPRRLYAAMAQQDCGQCGYVCETYSAAIASGAEGRLNLCAPGGKETLRQIKALVEEPGASAPTTPTEATPPAELGPKGRCRENPALATFLSRRKLNGQGSEKETWHVEFDLSECGLDYVVGDAFGIAAQNDPRLVDAVIALLGARPDAEIGGKSLRDKLVADCALGPAPDALFQLISYVTGGEARAKARRLAAGEDPDGDLDRLDVLGTLHKFSQARLSAEAFVEALDPLQPRLYSISSSHHATPGRITLTVDAVRYKIGSRPRWGVASTFLAERALPGDKVPVYVQRAHGFGLPADPATPVIMCGPGTGVAPFRAFLHDRQATKAPGRNWLFFGHQRRTCDFFYEDELQAMKDAGFLTNLTLAWSRDAGAKVYVQDRMRERGSELWSWLEQGAHFYVCGDAKRMAKDVERALVDVVAEHGDRSSEEAIAYVASLRKAGRYQADVY